In a genomic window of Leptidea sinapis chromosome 14, ilLepSina1.1, whole genome shotgun sequence:
- the LOC126967976 gene encoding N-acetylgalactosaminyltransferase 7, with protein MRITNVRRGRIIRMSGVCVILLVLLYALHSFSRESINNDPSEILGSNPVAEHYKSHKNIYPVLKTELGNFEPRDQRVVKGPGEGGEPYHMAQDRANDIAESESEYGMNIAASDDIAMNRSVTDTRLDECKYWHYPKELPPTSVIIVFHNEGFSVLMRTVHSVIDRSPPQMLHEIVLVDDYSDKDNLKQNLENYIKRWNGKVRLIRNTQREGLIRTRSRGAQEATGEVIVFLDAHCEVNINWLPPLLAPIYRDYRIMTVPVIDGIDHRTFEYRPVYQHGTNYRGIFEWGMLYKENEVPDREANLHKHKSEPYKSPTHAGGLFAINRRYFLEIGAYDPGLLVWGGENFELSFKIWQCGGSIEWVPCSRVGHVYRAFMPYSFGNLAKNRKGSLITINYKRVIETWFDDEHKEYFYTREPMARFLDMGDITEQVALKEKLNCKSFSWFMENVAYDVYDKFPKLPKNVHWGMVQNKATGLCLDTMGKAAPAYIGTSSCHGAGNNQLFRLNEAGQLGVGERCVEADTENVKQSICRLGTVDGPWRYDDAHKHLIHRLHSHCLTLQPHTRTLGLAPCDPNNTYQQWTITHKKPNW; from the exons ATGAGGATCACAAACGTGAGACGTGGACGGATTATCCGTATGAGTGGCGTGTGTgttattttgttagttttattatatgctTTACACAGTTTTTCTCGCGAAAGCATCAACAATGATCCTAGCGAAATTTTGGGATCCAATCCTGTAGCTGAACATTACAAatcccataaaaatatataccccGTGTTAAAAACAG AATTGGGCAACTTTGAACCAAGAGACCAGAGAGTAGTGAAAGGCCCTGGTGAAGGAGGGGAGCCTTACCACATGGCACAAGATAGAGCTAATGATATTGCAGAGTCTGAGAGTGAATATGGCATGAATATAGCAGCCTCTGATGACATTGCTATGAATAG GTCAGTAACAGACACAAGATTGGACGAGTGTAAGTATTGGCACTACCCAAAGGAATTACCCCCAACATCTGTCATCATAGTGTTCCACAATGAAGGGTTCTCTGTGCTCATGAGAACAGTTCACTCTGTGATTGATAGATCACCACCTCAAATGTTACATGAAATTGTGTTG GTCGATGACTACTCagataaagataatttaaaacagaatctCGAAAATTACATCAAACGTTGGAATGGTAAAGTTCGCTTGATCAGAAACACACAAAGGGAGGGTCTAATACGCACGAGGTCTAGAGGAGCCCAAGAAGCTACGGGGGAAGTTATTGTGTTCCTTGATGCTCATTGTGAGGTGAATATCAACTGGTTGCCACCACTTCTTGCCCCGATATACAGAGACTACAGGATCATGACTGTACCTGTCATAGATGGCATAGATCACAGAACATTCGAGTACAGACCAGTGTACCAACACGGAACTAATTACCGAGGTATTTTCGAATGGGGGATGCTGTATAAAGAAAACGAAGTACCAGATAGGGAGGCAAATCTTCATAAGCACAAATCGGAACCGTACAAAAGTCCAACTCACGCTGGAGGACTTTTTGCAATAAATAGACGATATTTCCTCGAAATAGGCGCATACGATCCTGGCCTGTTGGTATGGGGAGGAGAAAACTTTGAGTTGAGCTTTAAGATTTGGCAGTGTGGTGGTAGTATTGAATGGGTGCCCTGCTCTAGAGTCGGACACGTTTACAGAGCGTTTATGCCCTATTCCTTTGGCAATTTGGCCAAGAATCGAAAGGGATCATTAATCACCATAAACTACAAGAGAGTTATAGAAACGTGGTTCGATGATGAACATAAAGAGTACTTCTACACTCGGGAGCCAATGGCGAGGTTCCTCGATATGGGTGATATAACTGAACAGGTCGCTTTAAAGGAGAAACTGAATTGTAAAAGTTTTAGCTGGTTTATGGAGAATGTGGCTTATGACGTTTATGATAAGTTCCCAAAGCTGCCGAAGAATGTTCACTGGGGGATGGTCCAAAATAAGGCTACTGGGCTCTGTCTGGACACAATGGGAAAGGCTGCTCCAGCGTATATTG GTACGTCGTCGTGTCACGGCGCCGGAAACAACCAGTTGTTCCGGCTGAACGAGGCTGGCCAGTTGGGAGTGGGGGAGCGCTGCGTCGAAGCTGACACCGAAAACGTGAAGCAGTCCATATGCAGGTTGGGGACTGTGGATGGACCCTGGAG ATATGATGACGCACACAAGCACCTCATCCATCGGCTGCACAGCCACTGCCTGACGCTTCAGCCGCACACGCGCACTCTTggcctggcgccctgcgacccCAACAATACCTACCAGCAATGGACCATCACACACAAGAAGCCCAACTGGTGA